In the genome of Tripterygium wilfordii isolate XIE 37 chromosome 19, ASM1340144v1, whole genome shotgun sequence, one region contains:
- the LOC119985541 gene encoding uncharacterized protein LOC119985541: MIEQNARQWHETLIQALWAYRTSSHSTTNITRFQLVYGQEAVLPLEINVQSMRIALQTNLSEEDYTEAMMQNLLELDEIILDALTRIEIQKAKVAKCYNKRVVAKSFEREELVWKARLAFETKDPKYGKWPPNWEGPYQVQSVLPNGAYHLKDLEGDVHIHAINGKYLKKYIPSVWEHDNI, from the coding sequence ATGATTGAACAAAATGCTAGACAATGGCATGAAACTCTGATACAAGCATTATGGGCATATAGAACGAGTTCTCATTCAACTACCAACATCACACGTTTTCAGTTAGTATATGGACAAGAAGCAGTTTTGCCTCTAGAGATAAATGTCCAATCAATGCGGATAGCCTTACAAACTAATTTGAGCGAAGAAGATTATACAGAAGCTATGATGCAAAATTTGTTAGAATTGGATGAAATCATATTAGATGCACTTACTAGGATCGAGATACAAAAGGCAAAAGTAGCCAAATGTTACAATAAAAGGGTAGTGGCAAAGTCATTTGAGCGAGAGGAATTAGTATGGAAAGCCAGATTAGCTTTTGAAACGAAAGACCCGAAATATGGAAAGTGGCCACCTAATTGGGAAGGACCATACCAAGTGCAATCTGTATTGCCTAATGGCGCGTATCATCTGAAGGACTTGGAAGGAGATGTACACATTCATGCCATAAATggcaaatatttgaaaaaatatatccCATCAGTTTGGGAACATgataatatatga